In Musa acuminata AAA Group cultivar baxijiao chromosome BXJ2-8, Cavendish_Baxijiao_AAA, whole genome shotgun sequence, one genomic interval encodes:
- the LOC135581429 gene encoding 1-phosphatidylinositol-3-phosphate 5-kinase FAB1A-like isoform X4, which translates to MSFESDEYNVPIISCETGNIRSCLEKYGQEVLTMNGLSPYATPPLSPMSSYASDIWTGLNLQGREDGCGVIDTGEKQRGKSIEASFARTSTDGSGHHILTGKNLSSSSLDSNEEENKVVNHILDDVQAKNVGLDSFKVEDLVDNDSPTMLPNFETDPDIWDPPEPECMEDDEPSIADNYEDDEYGSTEWKQPSSLSILDEHQGINHSFREKRQKAMLEEMNRQFKVLVSRFLASEGISFSGLDDGQSWQDIVASLSWKAALLVKPDATEGRAMDPGSYVKVKCVASGSRHQSELIKGLVFKKHAAHKHMPTKFKNPKLLLLQGALGHSAVGLSSFDSMGQEKDYLRSLAEMIEACHPNVVLVEKNISRDIQESLTEKGITVVSDMKLHRLERISLCTGSPIISCANFPAKLILPQCDSFHIERFVEECNNISEGGRKSSKTLMFLEGFSRPLGCTILLKGAQSDELKKIKQVVQYTVFAAYNLILETSFLADQRLLLSDKNAVRERSANFRTRPVLSISSDATKYSDSLEGCLSTVASENALDVPIYNESLGIINDTAFSASQDTSLNSELLHTLSDKSSSIGMLMLLSPLQPQLLLSPLSASQEKFQGVNFQPLKSNHEPSHFFMNNRPFDGPSIAPHALLDVSDHENPVSSDVSEEKIDEVLYFKKTGPARDSTQGIDTDACSTVESKPQDDMESVLNSQSIVVLLSKQCTIKGVICRHSHLSRIRYYGHFDVSLGRFLRDILLNQKSCSSCGKPPEAHMYSYTHQNGNLSVHVRKLPPMLHLPGEAEGKIWMWTRCLRCKDGSGISTRRVVLSSSARYLSFGKFLELSFSCHSVARLSECGHMLHRDFLRFFGLGSKVAVFVYSSVKIYAACKPPLVLDINNPKRQEWLRREMEILLYRGRRLFSEVSNLLQNLKPIYSGTLAKQCVEVSGSLKNLSEVEEMLIQEKAEFEAPLLKAVDHSGQIEITPHEILGLKWLYQELLFELYVWDCRLGRLLQHTNFQQGKDILVHDDEVPKLPSHEDEPPRFTGSHHAQDMNINLDIESTEASIVTSHSYYKLLDIGPVEVEQSTDLPSPSEGKQSCQVVRVPISGDLQFDHSIQIVEEPYIEKKTDVELKKDEKVSGGEILAASLSNEHSNILDDIYAKSEGPEEMIWASFSDLKREYRRDLHSGSLHKFEFVNTYSPSHLSPIYQPSSGEMDLLHYSVGPNGNIMSASKDEISSIIACGLAILEDQHGLLDRVGKESGEIHKSHSLTSVNSEICTYWSSVGYSESGINLSRGASSLSFDESSTSISDGSLSVNQLLPSENLHPEVTVGTEKVSGKSIFSVVCIYAKQFYKLRKKYCPSELSYICSLSRCKKWDAQGGKSKAFFAKSLDDRFIIKQIKRTELDSFLKFGPDYFKHVFHSLDSGSDTCLAKIMGVYQVQQNIGGKEIKTDLMVMENLLYGHKISRTYDLKGTVFSRYIPDAKHGEKVLLDQNFVEDMDKSPIYVSGKTKHLLQRAIWNDTSFLTSINVMDYSLLVGVDDERQELVFGIIDYLRQYTWDKQLETWVKASMVVPKNELPTVISPKEYKKRFRKFMARYFLAVPLSWNCDHCSPSCIFCVDSKRNSAKIHNAELPEQS; encoded by the exons ATGTCATTTGAATCAGATGAATACAATGTGCCAATCATTTCTTGCGAAACAGGCAACATCAG GTCCTGTCTGGAGAAGTATGGTCAAGAGGTCTTAACGATGAATGGCTTAAGTCCCTACGCCACTCCTCCTCTAAGTCCTATGTCAAGCTATGCGA GTGATATCTGGACTGGTTTGAATTTGCAGGGCAG GGAGGACGGATGTGGTGTTATAGATACTGGTGAAAAACAGAGAGGTAAAAGTATTGAGGCTTCTTTTGCCAGGACCAGTACAGATGGCTCTGGACATCACATTTTAACTGGAAAAAATTTATCATCCAGTTCATTAGACAGTAATGAAGAGGAAAACAAAGTTGTCAATCACATCCTGGATGATGTTCAAGCCAAAAATGTTGGTCTTGACTCATTTAAGGTGGAGGATCTGGTCGACAATGATAGTCCTACAATGTTACCTAATTTTGAAACTGATCCTGACATCTGGGACCCGCCTGAACCAGAATGCATGGAAGATGACGAACCCAGCATTGCCGATAATTATGAAGATGACGAATATGGTAGTACTGAGTGGAAACAGCCAAGCTCCTTGAGCATTTTAGATGAACATCAAGGGATCAACCACAGTTTTAGAGAAAAAAGACAAAAGGCAATGTTGGAAGAAATGAACAGACAGTTCAAGGTTCTTGTAAGTCGTTTTTTGGCATCTGAAGGAATTTCTTTTTCTGGTCTAGACGATGGTCAGAGTTGGCAAGACATCGTTGCTTCCTTATCATGGAAAGCTGCACTGCTTGTCAAGCCTGATGCTACTGAAGGAAGGGCAATGGATCCTGGATCCTATGTGAAGGTGAAATGTGTTGCATCTGGTAGCCGGCATCAGAG TGAGCTGATCAAGGGTTTAGTTTTCAAAAAGCATGCTGCCCATAAACACATGCCAACCAAGTTCAAAAATCCTAAACTCCTACTGCTTCAGGGCGCCCTTGGCCATTCTGCAGTTGGTTTGTCATCATTTGATTCAATGGGACAG GAAAAGGACTATTTGAGGTCCCTCGCTGAGATGATAGAAGCTTGCCATCCAAATGTGGTTctggtggagaaaaatatttcccgTGACATACAAGAATCTCTTACAGAGAAAGGAATAACTGTGGTGTCTGATATGAAGCTCCATCGCTTGGAAAGGATTTCTCTTTGTACTGGTTCTCCTATCATTTCTTGTGCCAATTTTCCGGCAAAATTGATACTGCCGCAATGTGACTCCTTCCATATCGAAAGGTTTGTGGAGGAATGTAACAATATTAGTGAAGGTGGAAGGAAGTCAAGCAAAACCTTAATGTTTCTAGAGGGATTCTCAAGACCTTTGGGCTGTACA ATACTGCTGAAAGGAGCTCAAAGTGATGAACTGAAGAAGATTAAGCAAGTAGTTCAGTATACAGTCTTTGCAGCATACAATTTGATCCTTGAAACTTCATTCTTGGCAGATCAAAGATTGCTTTTATCTGATAAGAATGCTGTAAGAGAACGAAGTGCAAATTTTAGGACTAGACCGGTACTCTCAATTAGTTCTGACGCTACAAAGTATTCAGATAGTCTTGAAGGTTGCCTATCTACTGTGGCTTCAGAAAATGCACTAGATGTTCCCATATACAATGAATCATTAGGTATAATAAATGATACAGCTTTCTCTGCCTCCCAAGACACATCATTAAATTCTGAACTTCTACATACGCTTTCTGACAAATCCAGCAGCATTGGCATGCTTATGTTATTGTCACCTCTTCAACCTCAGCTATTGTTATCACCTCTCTCTGCCTCCCAAGAAAAATTCCAAGGAGTCAATTTTCAACCCCTCAAATCTAACCATGAACCTTCACACTTTTTCATGAATAACAGACCTTTTGATGGTCCAAGTATTGCCCCCCATGCGTTGTTGGATGTATCCGATCATGAAAACCCAGTAAGTTCTGATGTTAGTGAAGAAAAGATAGATGAAGTTCTTTATTTTAAAAAGACTGGACCAGCTAGAGATTCAACTCAAGGTATTGACACTGATGCTTGTAGCACTGTTGAAAGCAAACCTCAGGATGATATGGAGAGTGTATTAAATTCCCAGAGCATTGTAGTTTTGCTTTCTAAACAGTGTACAATAAAAGGAGTCATTTGCAGACATAGCCATCTTTCTCGCATAAGATATTATGGGCACTTTGATGTATCACTTGGACGATTTCTGAGAGACATTTTGCTTAATCAG AAGAGTTGTTCTTCTTGTGGTAAACCACCAGAAGCACATATGTACTCTTACACCCATCAGAATGGGAACCTAAGTGTGCATGTCAGGAAACTTCCTCCGATGTTACATTTGCCAGGTGAAGCTGAAGGAAAAATTTGGATGTGGACCCGTTGTTTGAGATGTAAGGATGGAAGTGGGATTTCCACAAGGAGGGTGGTCTTGTCTAGTTCAGCACGTTATCTGTCATTTGGGAAGTTTTTGGAGCTCAGCTTTTCATGCCATTCTGTGGCTAGACTATCAGAATGTGGACATATGCTGCACAGGGATTTTCTTCGGTTTTTTGG ATTAGGATCCAAGGTGGCAGTGTTTGTTTATTCATCAGTTAAGATCTATGCTGCTTGTAAGCCACCACTAGTTTTGGACATCAATAATCCAAAAAGACAAGAGTGGCTCAGGAGAGAAATGGAAATT CTTCTTTATCGAGGACGCAGATTATTCTCCGAAGTTTCAAACTTGTTGCAGAACTTGAAGCCTATATATTCTGGCACACTTGCAAAACAATGCGTGGAAGTTTCAGGTTCACTCAAAAACTTATCTGAAGTTGAAGAGATGCTGATACAGGAAAAGGCTGAATTTGAG GCTCCTTTGCTGAAGGCAGTAGATCATAGTGGACAAATTGAGATCACTCCTCATGAGATTCTTGGACTAAAGTGGCTATACCAGGAGCTCCTTTTTGAGTTGTATGTTTGGGACTGCCGTTTGGGTCGCCTTTTGCAGcatacaaattttcaacaaggaAAAGATATACTTGTACATGATGATGAAGTCCCCAAGCTGCCTAGTCATGAAGATGAACCACCCCGTTTCACTGGTAGCCATCATGCTCAAGACATGAATATTAATCTTGATATAGAATCAACAGAAGCTTCCATCGTAACAAGCCATAGCTACTATAAGCTTCTTGATATTGGACCTGTTGAGGTGGAGCAGTCAACTGATCTGCCATCACCTTCTGAAGGTAAGCAGAGTTGTCAGGTAGTACGTGTACCTATATCTGGTGATCTACAATTCGACCACTCTATACAAATTGTAGAAGAACCATATATTGAAAAGAAAACTGATGTTGAGCTTAAGAAGGATGAGAAAGTTTCTGGTGGTGAAATACTTGCTGCATCACTGTCAAACGAGCATTCGAACATTTTAGATGACATTTATGCAAAATCAGAAGGTCCAGAAGAAATGATCTGGGCTTCATTTTCTGATCTGAAAAGAGAATACAGAAGGGACCTCCATAGTGGTTCATTACATAAGTTTGAATTTGTTAATACCTATAGTCCATCTCACCTGTCTCCAATTTACCAGCCATCTAGTGGTGAAATGGACTTGTTGCACTATTCAGTTGGTCCTAATGGTAACATTATGTCTGCTTCCAAGGATGAGATATCAAGCATAATTGCATGTGGACTAGCTATATTAGAAGATCAGCATGGCTTGTTAGACAGGGTTGGAAAAGAATCAGGGGAGATACATAAATCTCATAGCTTGACATCTGTGAATTCTGAAATTTGTACATATTGGTCTTCTGTTGGATATTCAGAGTCTGGAATCAATTTGTCACGTGGTGCTTCCTCACTTTCATTTGATGAGTCATCTACCTCCATTTCTGATGGTTCATTATCTGTTAATCAACTGCTACCTTCAGAAAATCTGCATCCTGAAGTCACTGTGGGAACAGAGAAGGTTTCTGGGAAAAGTATATTCTCAGTAGTTTGTATATATGCAAAGCAATTCTATAAACTTAGAAAGAAATATTGTCCTTCTGAACTTTCCTACATATGTTCCCTAAGCCGTTGCAAGAAGTGGGATGCTCAAGGTGGGAAGAGTAAAGCTTTTTTTGCGAAGTCACTGGATGACAGATTCATAATTAAACAAATCAAGAGGACAGAACTGGATTCCTTCTTAAAATTTGGTCCTGATTATTTTAAGCATGTTTTTCACTCACTAGATTCAGGGAGCGATACTTGTCTCGCAAAGATCATGGGAGTATATCAG GTCCAGCAAAACATTGGTGGCAAGGAAATCAAAACTGATCTTATGGTGATGGAAAATCTACTTTATGGGCATAAAATTTCACGAACATATGATCTCAAGGGCACTGTCTTTTCTCGGTACATTCCAGATGCAAAGCATGGTGAAAAAGTTCTTTTGGATCAGAACTTCGTGGAGGACATGGATAAATCTCCCATTTATGTTAGTGGGAAGACTAAACATCTTCTGCAACGTGCCATTTGGAACGATACATCTTTTCTTACT TCTATAAATGTCATGGACTATTCTTTACTCGTTGGAGTGGATGATGAGCGACAAGAGCTTGTGTTTGGAATTATAGATTATTTGAGGCAGTATACCTGGGACAAACAGCTTGAGACTTGGGTGAAAGCTTCAATGGTTGTTCCTAAGAATGAACTGCCAACCGTTATTTCTCCAAAGGAGTACAAGAAAAGGTTTAGGAAGTTTATGGCCAGATATTTTTTGGCAGTTCCTCTTAGCTGGAACTGTGATCACTGTTCACCCTCATGCATATTCTGTGTTGATAGCAAGAGGAATTCAGCTAAAATACACAATGCAGAGCTGCCAGAACAGTCATAA
- the LOC135581429 gene encoding 1-phosphatidylinositol-3-phosphate 5-kinase FAB1A-like isoform X3 — translation MSFESDEYNVPIISCETGNIRSCLEKYGQEVLTMNGLSPYATPPLSPMSSYASCSSSFGDIWTGLNLQGREDGCGVIDTGEKQRGKSIEASFARTSTDGSGHHILTGKNLSSSSLDSNEEENKVVNHILDDVQAKNVGLDSFKVEDLVDNDSPTMLPNFETDPDIWDPPEPECMEDDEPSIADNYEDDEYGSTEWKQPSSLSILDEHQGINHSFREKRQKAMLEEMNRQFKVLVSRFLASEGISFSGLDDGQSWQDIVASLSWKAALLVKPDATEGRAMDPGSYVKVKCVASGSRHQSELIKGLVFKKHAAHKHMPTKFKNPKLLLLQGALGHSAVGLSSFDSMGQEKDYLRSLAEMIEACHPNVVLVEKNISRDIQESLTEKGITVVSDMKLHRLERISLCTGSPIISCANFPAKLILPQCDSFHIERFVEECNNISEGGRKSSKTLMFLEGFSRPLGCTILLKGAQSDELKKIKQVVQYTVFAAYNLILETSFLADQRLLLSDKNAVRERSANFRTRPVLSISSDATKYSDSLEGCLSTVASENALDVPIYNESLGIINDTAFSASQDTSLNSELLHTLSDKSSSIGMLMLLSPLQPQLLLSPLSASQEKFQGVNFQPLKSNHEPSHFFMNNRPFDGPSIAPHALLDVSDHENPVSSDVSEEKIDEVLYFKKTGPARDSTQGIDTDACSTVESKPQDDMESVLNSQSIVVLLSKQCTIKGVICRHSHLSRIRYYGHFDVSLGRFLRDILLNQKSCSSCGKPPEAHMYSYTHQNGNLSVHVRKLPPMLHLPGEAEGKIWMWTRCLRCKDGSGISTRRVVLSSSARYLSFGKFLELSFSCHSVARLSECGHMLHRDFLRFFGLGSKVAVFVYSSVKIYAACKPPLVLDINNPKRQEWLRREMEILLYRGRRLFSEVSNLLQNLKPIYSGTLAKQCVEVSGSLKNLSEVEEMLIQEKAEFEAPLLKAVDHSGQIEITPHEILGLKWLYQELLFELYVWDCRLGRLLQHTNFQQGKDILVHDDEVPKLPSHEDEPPRFTGSHHAQDMNINLDIESTEASIVTSHSYYKLLDIGPVEVEQSTDLPSPSEGKQSCQVVRVPISGDLQFDHSIQIVEEPYIEKKTDVELKKDEKVSGGEILAASLSNEHSNILDDIYAKSEGPEEMIWASFSDLKREYRRDLHSGSLHKFEFVNTYSPSHLSPIYQPSSGEMDLLHYSVGPNGNIMSASKDEISSIIACGLAILEDQHGLLDRVGKESGEIHKSHSLTSVNSEICTYWSSVGYSESGINLSRGASSLSFDESSTSISDGSLSVNQLLPSENLHPEVTVGTEKVSGKSIFSVVCIYAKQFYKLRKKYCPSELSYICSLSRCKKWDAQGGKSKAFFAKSLDDRFIIKQIKRTELDSFLKFGPDYFKHVFHSLDSGSDTCLAKIMGVYQVQQNIGGKEIKTDLMVMENLLYGHKISRTYDLKGTVFSRYIPDAKHGEKVLLDQNFVEDMDKSPIYVSGKTKHLLQRAIWNDTSFLTSINVMDYSLLVGVDDERQELVFGIIDYLRQYTWDKQLETWVKASMVVPKNELPTVISPKEYKKRFRKFMARYFLAVPLSWNCDHCSPSCIFCVDSKRNSAKIHNAELPEQS, via the exons ATGTCATTTGAATCAGATGAATACAATGTGCCAATCATTTCTTGCGAAACAGGCAACATCAG GTCCTGTCTGGAGAAGTATGGTCAAGAGGTCTTAACGATGAATGGCTTAAGTCCCTACGCCACTCCTCCTCTAAGTCCTATGTCAAGCTATGCGAGTTGTTCTTCAAGCTTTG GTGATATCTGGACTGGTTTGAATTTGCAGGGCAG GGAGGACGGATGTGGTGTTATAGATACTGGTGAAAAACAGAGAGGTAAAAGTATTGAGGCTTCTTTTGCCAGGACCAGTACAGATGGCTCTGGACATCACATTTTAACTGGAAAAAATTTATCATCCAGTTCATTAGACAGTAATGAAGAGGAAAACAAAGTTGTCAATCACATCCTGGATGATGTTCAAGCCAAAAATGTTGGTCTTGACTCATTTAAGGTGGAGGATCTGGTCGACAATGATAGTCCTACAATGTTACCTAATTTTGAAACTGATCCTGACATCTGGGACCCGCCTGAACCAGAATGCATGGAAGATGACGAACCCAGCATTGCCGATAATTATGAAGATGACGAATATGGTAGTACTGAGTGGAAACAGCCAAGCTCCTTGAGCATTTTAGATGAACATCAAGGGATCAACCACAGTTTTAGAGAAAAAAGACAAAAGGCAATGTTGGAAGAAATGAACAGACAGTTCAAGGTTCTTGTAAGTCGTTTTTTGGCATCTGAAGGAATTTCTTTTTCTGGTCTAGACGATGGTCAGAGTTGGCAAGACATCGTTGCTTCCTTATCATGGAAAGCTGCACTGCTTGTCAAGCCTGATGCTACTGAAGGAAGGGCAATGGATCCTGGATCCTATGTGAAGGTGAAATGTGTTGCATCTGGTAGCCGGCATCAGAG TGAGCTGATCAAGGGTTTAGTTTTCAAAAAGCATGCTGCCCATAAACACATGCCAACCAAGTTCAAAAATCCTAAACTCCTACTGCTTCAGGGCGCCCTTGGCCATTCTGCAGTTGGTTTGTCATCATTTGATTCAATGGGACAG GAAAAGGACTATTTGAGGTCCCTCGCTGAGATGATAGAAGCTTGCCATCCAAATGTGGTTctggtggagaaaaatatttcccgTGACATACAAGAATCTCTTACAGAGAAAGGAATAACTGTGGTGTCTGATATGAAGCTCCATCGCTTGGAAAGGATTTCTCTTTGTACTGGTTCTCCTATCATTTCTTGTGCCAATTTTCCGGCAAAATTGATACTGCCGCAATGTGACTCCTTCCATATCGAAAGGTTTGTGGAGGAATGTAACAATATTAGTGAAGGTGGAAGGAAGTCAAGCAAAACCTTAATGTTTCTAGAGGGATTCTCAAGACCTTTGGGCTGTACA ATACTGCTGAAAGGAGCTCAAAGTGATGAACTGAAGAAGATTAAGCAAGTAGTTCAGTATACAGTCTTTGCAGCATACAATTTGATCCTTGAAACTTCATTCTTGGCAGATCAAAGATTGCTTTTATCTGATAAGAATGCTGTAAGAGAACGAAGTGCAAATTTTAGGACTAGACCGGTACTCTCAATTAGTTCTGACGCTACAAAGTATTCAGATAGTCTTGAAGGTTGCCTATCTACTGTGGCTTCAGAAAATGCACTAGATGTTCCCATATACAATGAATCATTAGGTATAATAAATGATACAGCTTTCTCTGCCTCCCAAGACACATCATTAAATTCTGAACTTCTACATACGCTTTCTGACAAATCCAGCAGCATTGGCATGCTTATGTTATTGTCACCTCTTCAACCTCAGCTATTGTTATCACCTCTCTCTGCCTCCCAAGAAAAATTCCAAGGAGTCAATTTTCAACCCCTCAAATCTAACCATGAACCTTCACACTTTTTCATGAATAACAGACCTTTTGATGGTCCAAGTATTGCCCCCCATGCGTTGTTGGATGTATCCGATCATGAAAACCCAGTAAGTTCTGATGTTAGTGAAGAAAAGATAGATGAAGTTCTTTATTTTAAAAAGACTGGACCAGCTAGAGATTCAACTCAAGGTATTGACACTGATGCTTGTAGCACTGTTGAAAGCAAACCTCAGGATGATATGGAGAGTGTATTAAATTCCCAGAGCATTGTAGTTTTGCTTTCTAAACAGTGTACAATAAAAGGAGTCATTTGCAGACATAGCCATCTTTCTCGCATAAGATATTATGGGCACTTTGATGTATCACTTGGACGATTTCTGAGAGACATTTTGCTTAATCAG AAGAGTTGTTCTTCTTGTGGTAAACCACCAGAAGCACATATGTACTCTTACACCCATCAGAATGGGAACCTAAGTGTGCATGTCAGGAAACTTCCTCCGATGTTACATTTGCCAGGTGAAGCTGAAGGAAAAATTTGGATGTGGACCCGTTGTTTGAGATGTAAGGATGGAAGTGGGATTTCCACAAGGAGGGTGGTCTTGTCTAGTTCAGCACGTTATCTGTCATTTGGGAAGTTTTTGGAGCTCAGCTTTTCATGCCATTCTGTGGCTAGACTATCAGAATGTGGACATATGCTGCACAGGGATTTTCTTCGGTTTTTTGG ATTAGGATCCAAGGTGGCAGTGTTTGTTTATTCATCAGTTAAGATCTATGCTGCTTGTAAGCCACCACTAGTTTTGGACATCAATAATCCAAAAAGACAAGAGTGGCTCAGGAGAGAAATGGAAATT CTTCTTTATCGAGGACGCAGATTATTCTCCGAAGTTTCAAACTTGTTGCAGAACTTGAAGCCTATATATTCTGGCACACTTGCAAAACAATGCGTGGAAGTTTCAGGTTCACTCAAAAACTTATCTGAAGTTGAAGAGATGCTGATACAGGAAAAGGCTGAATTTGAG GCTCCTTTGCTGAAGGCAGTAGATCATAGTGGACAAATTGAGATCACTCCTCATGAGATTCTTGGACTAAAGTGGCTATACCAGGAGCTCCTTTTTGAGTTGTATGTTTGGGACTGCCGTTTGGGTCGCCTTTTGCAGcatacaaattttcaacaaggaAAAGATATACTTGTACATGATGATGAAGTCCCCAAGCTGCCTAGTCATGAAGATGAACCACCCCGTTTCACTGGTAGCCATCATGCTCAAGACATGAATATTAATCTTGATATAGAATCAACAGAAGCTTCCATCGTAACAAGCCATAGCTACTATAAGCTTCTTGATATTGGACCTGTTGAGGTGGAGCAGTCAACTGATCTGCCATCACCTTCTGAAGGTAAGCAGAGTTGTCAGGTAGTACGTGTACCTATATCTGGTGATCTACAATTCGACCACTCTATACAAATTGTAGAAGAACCATATATTGAAAAGAAAACTGATGTTGAGCTTAAGAAGGATGAGAAAGTTTCTGGTGGTGAAATACTTGCTGCATCACTGTCAAACGAGCATTCGAACATTTTAGATGACATTTATGCAAAATCAGAAGGTCCAGAAGAAATGATCTGGGCTTCATTTTCTGATCTGAAAAGAGAATACAGAAGGGACCTCCATAGTGGTTCATTACATAAGTTTGAATTTGTTAATACCTATAGTCCATCTCACCTGTCTCCAATTTACCAGCCATCTAGTGGTGAAATGGACTTGTTGCACTATTCAGTTGGTCCTAATGGTAACATTATGTCTGCTTCCAAGGATGAGATATCAAGCATAATTGCATGTGGACTAGCTATATTAGAAGATCAGCATGGCTTGTTAGACAGGGTTGGAAAAGAATCAGGGGAGATACATAAATCTCATAGCTTGACATCTGTGAATTCTGAAATTTGTACATATTGGTCTTCTGTTGGATATTCAGAGTCTGGAATCAATTTGTCACGTGGTGCTTCCTCACTTTCATTTGATGAGTCATCTACCTCCATTTCTGATGGTTCATTATCTGTTAATCAACTGCTACCTTCAGAAAATCTGCATCCTGAAGTCACTGTGGGAACAGAGAAGGTTTCTGGGAAAAGTATATTCTCAGTAGTTTGTATATATGCAAAGCAATTCTATAAACTTAGAAAGAAATATTGTCCTTCTGAACTTTCCTACATATGTTCCCTAAGCCGTTGCAAGAAGTGGGATGCTCAAGGTGGGAAGAGTAAAGCTTTTTTTGCGAAGTCACTGGATGACAGATTCATAATTAAACAAATCAAGAGGACAGAACTGGATTCCTTCTTAAAATTTGGTCCTGATTATTTTAAGCATGTTTTTCACTCACTAGATTCAGGGAGCGATACTTGTCTCGCAAAGATCATGGGAGTATATCAG GTCCAGCAAAACATTGGTGGCAAGGAAATCAAAACTGATCTTATGGTGATGGAAAATCTACTTTATGGGCATAAAATTTCACGAACATATGATCTCAAGGGCACTGTCTTTTCTCGGTACATTCCAGATGCAAAGCATGGTGAAAAAGTTCTTTTGGATCAGAACTTCGTGGAGGACATGGATAAATCTCCCATTTATGTTAGTGGGAAGACTAAACATCTTCTGCAACGTGCCATTTGGAACGATACATCTTTTCTTACT TCTATAAATGTCATGGACTATTCTTTACTCGTTGGAGTGGATGATGAGCGACAAGAGCTTGTGTTTGGAATTATAGATTATTTGAGGCAGTATACCTGGGACAAACAGCTTGAGACTTGGGTGAAAGCTTCAATGGTTGTTCCTAAGAATGAACTGCCAACCGTTATTTCTCCAAAGGAGTACAAGAAAAGGTTTAGGAAGTTTATGGCCAGATATTTTTTGGCAGTTCCTCTTAGCTGGAACTGTGATCACTGTTCACCCTCATGCATATTCTGTGTTGATAGCAAGAGGAATTCAGCTAAAATACACAATGCAGAGCTGCCAGAACAGTCATAA